From the genome of Streptomyces sp. NBC_01341, one region includes:
- a CDS encoding alpha/beta fold hydrolase, translating to MDILLIAGLWLDGSAWDDVVPELTTLGHHPVPLTLPGQGDGAASATLDDQLAAVLAAVDAAPGKPLVVGHSAASTLAWLAGDARPEKVAKVALIGGFPAADGAAYADHFAIEGGSMPFPGWEPFEGADAADLDQQARDRFASAAVPVPEAVARGVVRLSDERRFDVPVVVVCPEFTPSQAEEWIAAGESPELARAAHLEYVDLDSGHWPMATRPRELARVLAKAANS from the coding sequence GTGGACATCCTGCTCATCGCCGGCTTGTGGCTCGACGGGTCCGCATGGGACGACGTCGTGCCCGAACTCACCACGCTCGGCCACCATCCCGTGCCGCTCACCCTCCCGGGTCAGGGTGATGGAGCCGCTTCCGCGACGCTCGACGACCAGTTGGCGGCAGTGCTTGCCGCGGTTGATGCGGCGCCCGGAAAGCCTCTGGTGGTAGGGCACTCCGCGGCATCGACCCTTGCCTGGCTGGCTGGCGACGCACGACCGGAGAAGGTGGCCAAGGTCGCCTTGATCGGCGGCTTCCCCGCCGCCGACGGGGCGGCCTACGCCGATCACTTCGCGATCGAGGGCGGCTCCATGCCCTTCCCCGGTTGGGAGCCCTTCGAGGGCGCGGACGCCGCTGACCTGGACCAGCAGGCCCGGGACCGCTTCGCGTCCGCCGCCGTTCCTGTCCCCGAAGCGGTCGCCAGGGGAGTCGTGCGCCTGAGTGACGAGCGCCGCTTCGACGTCCCCGTCGTGGTCGTCTGTCCGGAGTTCACCCCCTCCCAGGCCGAGGAGTGGATCGCCGCCGGTGAGAGTCCTGAGCTCGCCCGCGCTGCTCACCTTGAGTACGTGGACCTCGACTCGGGACACTGGCCGATGGCCACCCGCCCACGCGAACTCGCCCGCGTCCTGGCGAAGGCCGCCAACTCCTAG
- the pepN gene encoding aminopeptidase N — translation MPGENLSRDEARTRAELLTVDGYEVALDLRSAVGEPGGEAGPRTFGSRTTIRFRAARAGASTFADLVAPAVSAVTLNGKDLDPAAVFDGTRIALDDLAEGDNVLVVDALCAYSRTGEGMHRFVDPEDGEVYLYTQYEPADARRVFANFEQPDLKAPYRFEVTAPEGWRVWSNGAEESQDGEVHRFAETLPISTYITAVVAGPYHYVSDTYTRTSDDGEKLEIPLGAMCRKGLARHFDADDIFTITKQGLDFFHDHFDYPYPFGKYDQAFVPEYNLGAMENPGLVTFREEYIYRGKVTSASYERRANVILHEMAHMWFGDLVTMQWWDDLWLKESFADFMGTFSMVEATRFTNGWITFANNRKAWAYRADQLPSTHPVTADIRDLEDAKLNFDGITYAKGASVLKQLVAYVGRDAFLEGARRYFKRHAYGNTRLGDLLSVLAETSGRDMTAWSRAWLQTAGVNTLTPVVTYDDEGRVAELAVTQEAAASHPELRPHRVAVGLYRLTPKGTVERYARAETDVAGERTVVAELAGAEKPDLVLVNDDDLTFCKIRFDERSLATLREHLGDITDPLARALCSSALWNLTRDAVLPARDFVSLVLSSAGRESDIGVLQMLHTWARSAVDHYAAPVWREEGGRALAEGALRELRRAEPGSQHQLTWARFFAAVATSDADLRLLGGLLDGSAVIEGLDVDQELRWAFLSPLVSHGAADEAAVDAELARDDTASGKRHHVRCLASRPSAAVKAQAWATVVESDKLSNALVAATIAGFEQASQRELLAPYSASYFEAIERVWAERSIQIGMDVVKGMFPGLQDDPATLAATDAWLTSHPDAAPALRRLVLEARDDLARTLRGQERDAAA, via the coding sequence GTGCCCGGTGAAAACCTTTCCCGCGACGAGGCCCGCACAAGGGCCGAGCTGCTGACCGTGGACGGATACGAGGTCGCCCTCGACCTGCGTTCCGCCGTCGGCGAGCCCGGCGGGGAGGCCGGTCCGCGCACCTTCGGCTCGCGGACGACGATCCGCTTCCGTGCCGCCCGTGCCGGGGCGTCGACCTTCGCCGATCTGGTGGCCCCGGCCGTGAGCGCCGTGACGCTGAACGGGAAGGACCTGGACCCGGCGGCCGTCTTCGACGGCACCCGGATCGCGCTGGACGACCTCGCCGAGGGCGACAACGTCCTGGTCGTCGACGCGCTGTGCGCGTACAGCCGGACCGGCGAGGGGATGCACCGCTTCGTCGACCCGGAGGACGGCGAGGTCTACCTGTACACGCAGTACGAGCCGGCCGACGCCCGGCGCGTCTTCGCCAACTTCGAGCAGCCCGATCTGAAGGCGCCCTACCGCTTCGAGGTGACGGCGCCCGAGGGATGGCGGGTGTGGAGCAACGGCGCGGAGGAGTCGCAGGACGGCGAGGTCCACCGGTTCGCGGAGACCCTGCCGATCTCGACGTACATCACGGCGGTCGTCGCGGGCCCGTACCACTACGTGAGCGACACCTACACGCGCACGTCCGACGACGGCGAGAAGCTGGAGATCCCCCTGGGCGCGATGTGCCGTAAGGGGCTCGCGCGGCACTTCGACGCGGACGACATCTTCACGATCACGAAGCAGGGCCTGGACTTCTTCCACGACCACTTCGATTACCCGTACCCCTTCGGGAAGTACGACCAGGCGTTCGTGCCCGAGTACAACCTCGGCGCGATGGAGAACCCGGGCCTCGTCACCTTCCGCGAGGAGTACATCTACCGCGGCAAGGTCACCTCGGCGTCCTACGAGCGCCGCGCCAACGTCATCCTGCACGAGATGGCGCACATGTGGTTCGGTGACCTGGTCACCATGCAGTGGTGGGACGACCTGTGGCTGAAGGAGTCCTTCGCCGACTTCATGGGGACGTTCTCGATGGTGGAGGCGACCCGTTTCACCAACGGCTGGATCACCTTCGCCAACAACCGCAAGGCCTGGGCGTACCGCGCCGACCAGCTGCCGTCCACCCATCCGGTCACGGCCGACATCCGTGATCTGGAGGACGCCAAGCTGAACTTCGACGGCATCACGTACGCCAAGGGCGCCTCCGTGCTGAAGCAGCTGGTGGCCTACGTGGGCAGGGACGCGTTCCTGGAGGGCGCGCGCCGCTACTTCAAGCGGCACGCCTACGGCAACACCCGGCTGGGCGACCTGCTGTCGGTGCTGGCCGAGACGTCCGGCCGCGACATGACGGCCTGGTCGCGCGCGTGGCTGCAGACCGCGGGCGTCAACACCCTGACCCCGGTCGTGACCTACGACGACGAGGGCCGCGTCGCGGAGCTCGCCGTGACGCAGGAGGCCGCCGCCTCGCATCCCGAGCTGCGGCCGCACCGGGTCGCCGTGGGCCTGTACCGGCTCACCCCGAAGGGCACCGTGGAGCGGTACGCCCGCGCCGAGACCGACGTCGCGGGCGAACGCACCGTGGTCGCGGAGCTGGCCGGGGCCGAGAAGCCCGATCTGGTGCTGGTCAACGACGACGACCTCACGTTCTGCAAGATCCGCTTCGACGAGCGCTCGCTTGCCACCCTCCGCGAGCACCTCGGTGACATCACCGACCCGCTCGCCCGGGCGTTGTGCTCGTCGGCGCTGTGGAACCTGACGCGTGACGCGGTGCTGCCGGCCCGGGACTTCGTCTCCCTGGTGCTGTCGTCCGCCGGCCGCGAGTCGGACATCGGGGTGCTGCAGATGCTGCACACCTGGGCCCGGTCCGCCGTGGACCACTACGCGGCGCCGGTCTGGCGCGAGGAGGGCGGCCGGGCCCTGGCCGAGGGCGCGCTGCGTGAGCTGCGGCGCGCGGAGCCGGGGAGCCAGCACCAGCTGACGTGGGCCCGGTTCTTCGCCGCGGTGGCCACGTCGGACGCGGACCTCCGGCTGCTGGGCGGGCTGCTCGACGGCTCGGCCGTGATCGAGGGCCTGGACGTCGACCAGGAGCTGCGGTGGGCCTTCCTGTCCCCGCTGGTCTCGCACGGTGCGGCGGACGAGGCGGCCGTGGACGCCGAACTCGCCCGCGACGACACCGCGTCGGGCAAGCGTCACCACGTGCGGTGCCTCGCGTCTCGCCCCTCGGCGGCGGTCAAGGCCCAGGCGTGGGCGACGGTCGTCGAGTCGGACAAGTTGTCCAACGCCCTCGTCGCGGCGACGATCGCCGGTTTCGAGCAGGCTTCGCAACGTGAGCTGCTGGCGCCGTACTCGGCGTCGTACTTCGAGGCGATCGAGCGGGTGTGGGCCGAGCGCTCCATCCAGATCGGCATGGACGTGGTCAAGGGCATGTTCCCGGGGCTGCAGGACGACCCGGCGACCCTCGCCGCGACGGACGCGTGGCTGACCTCGCACCCGGATGCGGCACCGGCTCTGCGGCGGCTGGTGCTGGAGGCGCGGGACGACCTGGCGCGGACGCTGCGGGGCCAGGAGCGCGACGCGGCGGCGTGA
- a CDS encoding mycothiol-dependent nitroreductase Rv2466c family protein → MPENSTAGGKVPVDFWFDPLCPWAWMTSRWMLEVEKVRDVEVRWHVMSLAVLNESRLDELPEKYAEMMRETAWEAVRIVVAAQQKHGDEVVGPLYNALGTRIHNNGEGLTREAFAGALADVGLPADLLEYADSDAYDKELRASHQEGIDKVGQDVGTPVIAVPGADGEQVAFFGPVVTPAPKGEDAAKLWDGTLLVASIPGFYELKRTRTQGPVFD, encoded by the coding sequence ATGCCCGAGAACAGCACGGCCGGCGGCAAGGTTCCGGTCGACTTCTGGTTCGATCCGCTCTGTCCCTGGGCGTGGATGACCTCCCGCTGGATGCTGGAGGTCGAGAAGGTCCGCGACGTGGAGGTCCGCTGGCACGTGATGAGCCTGGCCGTCCTCAACGAGAGCAGGCTGGACGAGCTGCCCGAGAAGTACGCGGAGATGATGCGCGAAACGGCGTGGGAAGCCGTCCGCATCGTCGTCGCCGCGCAGCAGAAGCACGGGGACGAGGTCGTCGGCCCCCTCTACAACGCGCTCGGCACCCGCATCCACAACAACGGTGAGGGCCTCACCCGTGAGGCGTTCGCGGGCGCCCTGGCCGACGTCGGCCTGCCGGCCGACCTGCTGGAGTACGCCGACTCCGACGCGTACGACAAGGAGCTGCGCGCCTCCCACCAGGAGGGCATCGACAAGGTGGGCCAGGACGTCGGCACCCCGGTCATCGCCGTGCCGGGCGCGGACGGCGAGCAGGTCGCCTTCTTCGGCCCCGTCGTCACCCCCGCCCCCAAGGGCGAGGACGCGGCGAAGCTCTGGGACGGCACCCTGCTGGTGGCGTCCATCCCCGGTTTCTACGAGCTCAAGCGGACCCGGACCCAGGGCCCCGTCTTCGACTGA
- a CDS encoding MFS transporter — translation MPAAGPDRPAAPPLPPTVRIGYGLGSLCTGTFATVPGLILLYYLTNVLAVPAAVAGAAVFLPKAWDVLVNPLVGALSDRSRLPGGPRRPFLLIGACTLPPLFALIFAAPPLRGAAAAAYVSVLFLLAATAYAVFQVPYVTMPAEMTEDPHERGRVLGWRVGFLGVAILLSGALAPAIAHADGDTPQSYRTMGAVVAVLLAAGMFGAWAATRRAPAVARSEAEPSLRAQLAAARSSRPFLYLAGMWTLQALAIGVMLAGVQYFATYTLGSATAVTPLFVCLIGPLVLFMPLWNRLARRKGVTYAQWCASLLYTAGAVLLGLTGVAGQAVGYAAVVLVGIAYAGLQLLPLTMLAETLAADAAATGRRRAATFTGLWTAAETLAFALGAGAFALVLAVTGFRSSDAAHQVEQPGAALNGITAGMSVLPAVLAAASLLLLSRYRATPTVPRPLQEEPARAD, via the coding sequence ATGCCAGCTGCCGGTCCGGACCGTCCCGCGGCCCCGCCCCTCCCGCCCACCGTGCGGATCGGATACGGGCTCGGCTCCCTGTGCACGGGCACCTTCGCGACCGTGCCCGGCCTGATCCTGCTCTACTACCTCACCAACGTCCTCGCCGTGCCCGCCGCCGTGGCGGGCGCCGCCGTGTTCCTGCCCAAGGCCTGGGACGTCCTCGTCAACCCGCTGGTCGGCGCGCTCTCCGACCGCAGCCGGCTGCCCGGCGGGCCGCGTCGCCCGTTCCTCCTGATCGGCGCCTGCACGCTGCCGCCGCTCTTCGCGCTGATCTTCGCCGCGCCGCCGCTGCGCGGTGCCGCGGCCGCCGCCTACGTCAGCGTCCTGTTCCTCCTGGCGGCCACCGCCTACGCCGTCTTCCAGGTGCCGTACGTGACCATGCCCGCGGAGATGACCGAGGACCCGCACGAACGCGGGCGCGTCCTCGGCTGGCGGGTGGGGTTCCTCGGCGTCGCGATCCTGCTGTCCGGTGCGCTCGCCCCCGCCATCGCCCACGCCGACGGCGACACCCCGCAGAGCTACCGGACGATGGGCGCCGTCGTCGCCGTGCTCCTGGCCGCCGGGATGTTCGGGGCGTGGGCCGCCACCCGCCGCGCCCCGGCCGTCGCCCGCAGCGAGGCCGAACCCTCCCTCCGGGCGCAGCTCGCCGCGGCCCGCTCCAGCAGGCCGTTCCTGTACCTGGCCGGGATGTGGACGCTCCAGGCCCTCGCCATCGGTGTGATGCTCGCCGGGGTCCAGTACTTCGCGACCTACACCCTCGGCTCGGCGACCGCCGTCACCCCGCTGTTCGTCTGTCTGATCGGCCCGCTGGTCCTCTTCATGCCCCTGTGGAACCGGCTGGCCCGGCGCAAGGGCGTGACGTACGCCCAGTGGTGCGCGTCGCTGCTCTACACGGCAGGCGCCGTGCTCCTCGGTCTCACCGGCGTCGCGGGCCAGGCGGTCGGGTACGCGGCGGTGGTCCTCGTCGGTATCGCCTACGCCGGGCTGCAGCTGCTGCCCCTCACGATGCTCGCGGAGACCCTGGCTGCAGACGCCGCGGCCACCGGCAGGCGCAGGGCCGCCACCTTCACGGGGCTGTGGACCGCCGCCGAGACCCTGGCCTTCGCCCTGGGTGCGGGCGCGTTCGCCCTCGTCCTGGCCGTGACCGGCTTCCGTTCGTCGGACGCCGCGCACCAGGTGGAGCAGCCGGGGGCGGCACTCAACGGGATCACCGCGGGGATGAGCGTCCTGCCCGCCGTGCTCGCCGCCGCGAGCCTTCTGCTGCTGAGCCGCTACCGCGCGACTCCGACCGTGCCCCGTCCCCTCCAGGAAGAGCCCGCCCGTGCCGACTGA